A window of the Vigna angularis cultivar LongXiaoDou No.4 chromosome 3, ASM1680809v1, whole genome shotgun sequence genome harbors these coding sequences:
- the LOC108326398 gene encoding triacylglycerol lipase SDP1 has product MDHISNDARVDPFAIGPSSILGRTIAFRVLFCKSMLKLRHQILFVLLDIFYGFRRFWGPIVSWLHPRNPQGILAMMTILAFLLKRYAKVKVRAEMVYRRKFWRNMMRSALTYEEWAHAAKMLDRETPKMNESDLYDVELVSNKLEELRHRRQEGSLRDIIFCMRADLVRNLGNMCNPEVHKGRLQMPRLIKEYIDEVTTQLRMVCNSDSEELALEEKLSFMHETRHAFGRTALLLSGGASLGAFHVGVVKTLVEHKLMPRIIAGSSVGSIVCSIVATRSWPELQSFFEDSLQSLQFFDQLGGIFTVVKRVATYGAVHEIRQLQVMLRNLTSNLTFQEAYDMTGRILGITVCSPRKHEPPRCLNYLTSPHVVIWSAVTASCAFPGLFEAQELMAKDRSGEIVPYHPPFNLGPEKGSTPVRRWRDGSLEIDLPMMQLKELFNVNHFIVSQANPHIAPLLRLKEFIRAYGGNFAAKLAHLVEMEVKHRCNQVLELGFPLGGLAKLFAQDWEGDVTVVMPATLSQYLKIIQNPSYVDLQKATNQGRRGTWEKLSAIKANCGIELALDESVAILNHTRRLKRSAERAAAASHGLPTIVKFSGSRRIPSWNVLARENSTGSLEDLHADAASSLHQGVISPRGATGKNWKSHRSNHEASDSESESADLNSWTRSGGPLMRTTSSDMFIDFVQNLEVDTELNRSKVTLISPRDFQHHSSRHTTPDKCSESTEYDQKENGNRVVMNGSNILVTEGDLLQPGTIHNGIVFNVVKKEGLTPSSWNQDNNTCNSEVVECVQIDFPGKEMDASSSASENGDEESTMSRSLTEKLDYNSTGMDQSIADS; this is encoded by the exons ATGGATCATATAAGTAACGATGCTAGGGTTGACCCTTTCGCGATTGGCCCTTCTAGCATTCTTGGCAGGACTATTGCTTTCAGGGTTCTCTTCTGCAAGTCTATGTTAAAATTGAGGCATCAGATACTTTTTGTGTTGTTGGATATCTTCTACGGTTTTAGGAGATTTTGGGGACCCATTGTGTCATGGTTGCACCCAAGAAATCCACAGGGGATATTGGCAATGATGACAATACTTGCTTTCTTGTTGAAACGGTACGCCAAAGTGAAGGTGAGAGCTGAAATGGTATATAGGCGGAAATTTTGGAGAAATATGATGAGATCTGCATTGACCTATGAGGAGTGGGCTCATGCAGCCAAAATGCTTGATAGAGAGACACCAAAGATGAATGAATCAGACCTTTATGATGTGGAGCTGGTGAGTAACAAGCTTGAAGAGCTGCGCCATCGCAGGCAAGAGGGGTCTCTTAGggatataatattttgtatgcGTGCAGATCTTGTTAGAAATCTTGGTAATATGTGTAACCCTGAAGTCCACAAAGGTAGGCTTCAGATGCCAAGACTTATCAAGGAGTATATTGATGAGGTAACAACTCAGTTGAGAATGGTGTGCAACTCTGATTCGGAGGAGCTTGCATTAGAAGAAAAGCTTTCTTTCATGCATGAAACTAGACATGCATTTGGGAGGACTGCTTTGTTGCTAAGTGGGGGTGCTTCCCTTGGAGCTTTTCATGTTGGAGTGGTTAAAACACTGGTAGAACACAAACTTATGCCGAGGATAATTGCTGGTTCAAGTGTAGGATCCATTGTGTGCTCCATTGTTGCCACAAGGTCTTGGCCCGAGCTTCAAAGTTTTTTCGAGGATTCACTGCAGTCATTACAGTTTTTTGACCAATTAGGTGGAATTTTTACAGTTGTGAAGAGGGTTGCAACATACGGTGCAGTTCATGAGATCAGACAATTGCAAGTGATGCTGAGGAATCTAACAAGCAATCTTACATTTCAAGAAGCATATGATATGACGGGTCGAATTCTTGGGATTACAGTTTGTTCCCCAAGAAAGCATGAACCACCTAGATGTCTTAATTACTTGACTTCACCTCACGTTGTTATATGGAGTGCAGTCACTGCTTCTTGTGCCTTTCCTGGCCTTTTCGAGGCTCAGGAATTGATGGCAAAGGATAGAAGTGGAGAGATTGTTCCTTACCATCCTCCATTTAATTTGGGTCCTGAAAAGGGTTCTACTCCAGTGCGCCGTTGGAGGGATGGTAGCTTGGAGATTGATTTACCTATGATGCAGTTGAAAGAGCTGTTCAACGTCAACCATTTTATAGTTAGTCAGGCCAATCCCCATATTGCACCATTATTGAGATTGAAAGAGTTTATACGAGCTTATGGAGGTAATTTTGCAGCAAAG CTTGCTCATCTAGTAGAGATGGAAGTGAAACATAGATGTAATCAAGTACTGGAACTTGGCTTTCCATTGGGTGGGCTTGCCAAACTATTTGCTCAAGACTGGGAGGGTGATGTAACAGTTGTTATGCCTGCAACTCTTTCTCAG TACTTAAAGATCATACAGAACCCTTCTTATGTGGATCTTCAGAAGGCAACCAACCAAGGGAGAAGAGGCACTTGGGAGAAGCTTTCTGCCATAAAAGCAAACTGTGGAATTGAGCTTGCTCTTGATGAGTCTGTTGCAATTCTCAATCATACAAGACGTCTGAAAAGAAGCGCTGAGAGAGCTGCTGCTGCTTCTCATGGTCTCCCCACCATAGTCAAATTCAGTGGTTCAAGAAGAATTCCCTCGTGGAATGTCCTTGCTCGAGAGAATTCTACAGGGTCCCTAGAAGACCTTCATGCAGATGCTGCTTCCTCATTGCATCAAGGTGTTATCAGTCCCAGAGGAGCCACTGGTAAAAACTGGAAGTCCCATCGTAGCAATCATGAGGCAAGTGACAGTGAATCTGAAAGTGCTGACTTGAATTCTTGGACCAGATCCGGTGGGCCTTTGATGAGAACTACATCATCTGATATGTTCATTGATTTTGTCCAAAACTTAGAAGTTGACACTGAACTTAACAGAAGCAAGGTGACTCTTATCAGCCCTCGTGATTTTCAGCATCACAGTTCAAGGCACACAACTCCTGATAAGTGCTCCGAGAGCACAGAATATGATCAGAAAGAAAATGGCAACAGGGTTGTCATGAATGGATCCAACATATTGGTAACTGAAGGTGATCTTCTGCAGCCTGGAACGATCCATAATGGGATTGTGTTCAATGTTGTCAAGAAAGAAGGCTTGACACCTTCAAGCTGGAATCAGGATAATAATACTTGTAACAGTGAAGTTGTTGAATGTGTACAGATTGACTTTCCAGGGAAGGAGATGGATGCTTCTAGTTCAGCTTCTGAAAATGGTGATGAGGAATCCACAATGTCCAGGTCTTTAACTGAAAAACTAGATTATAATTCTACAGGTATGGATCAGAGTATTGCTGACAGTTAA